One region of Streptomyces capillispiralis genomic DNA includes:
- a CDS encoding MerR family transcriptional regulator, with amino-acid sequence MSALTGNGEQGDGERVPPGGGLTTGEVARRLGVAPTTVRTWDRRYGLGPEDRTGGRHRRWTAGDVARLERMCALTATGLPPAEAARLARGEEPPPPTPERRAPARETAAGSRRPPARSRAGSGLRLGDVRQECKGIARAALRLDAAALDRLLLAAITDHGLVAAWTEVIVPTLQAVGRKWESSGERYVEVEHFLSWHVSGALRRTTPATVADRPGATTVLACVPGENHTLPLEVLSAALTERGVPVRMFGGALPVESLVAAVRRTGPAAVGLWAQSRTTASRPLAQHVAGMEWGVRGARRRPVVLTLGPGWAGQTVAGLARPAGLAEAVAALESVVAR; translated from the coding sequence ATGAGCGCGTTGACGGGCAACGGTGAGCAGGGGGACGGCGAGCGCGTCCCGCCGGGCGGCGGGCTGACCACCGGCGAGGTGGCACGGCGTCTGGGGGTGGCTCCCACCACCGTCCGCACGTGGGACCGCCGCTACGGGCTCGGCCCCGAGGACCGCACCGGTGGCCGGCACCGGCGCTGGACCGCCGGGGACGTGGCACGGCTGGAGCGGATGTGCGCGCTGACGGCGACCGGACTGCCCCCGGCCGAGGCCGCGCGCCTGGCACGCGGCGAGGAGCCGCCGCCCCCGACCCCGGAGCGCAGGGCCCCGGCCCGCGAGACGGCCGCCGGGTCACGGCGGCCGCCGGCCCGCAGCCGGGCGGGCAGCGGGCTGCGGCTCGGTGACGTGCGCCAGGAGTGCAAGGGCATCGCCCGCGCGGCGCTGCGCCTCGACGCCGCAGCCCTGGACCGGCTCCTGCTCGCCGCCATCACCGACCACGGACTGGTCGCCGCCTGGACCGAGGTGATCGTGCCCACGCTGCAGGCCGTCGGCCGCAAGTGGGAGTCGTCGGGCGAGAGGTACGTCGAGGTCGAGCACTTCCTGTCCTGGCACGTCTCCGGCGCGCTGCGGCGCACCACGCCCGCCACGGTCGCCGACCGCCCCGGCGCCACCACGGTGCTCGCCTGCGTGCCGGGGGAGAACCACACGCTCCCGCTGGAAGTGCTGTCCGCCGCGCTCACCGAACGCGGCGTCCCGGTGCGCATGTTCGGCGGCGCCCTGCCCGTGGAGTCCCTGGTCGCGGCGGTACGGCGGACCGGGCCGGCCGCCGTGGGACTGTGGGCGCAGTCCCGCACCACCGCGAGCCGGCCGCTGGCCCAGCACGTCGCCGGCATGGAGTGGGGCGTGCGCGGTGCCCGTCGCAGGCCGGTCGTGCTGACCCTCGGGCCGGGCTGGGCGGGGCAGACGGTGGCCGGACTGGCGCGTCCGGCGGGGCTCGCCGAAGCCGTCGCCGCCCTGGAGTCGGTGGTCGCCCGTTGA
- a CDS encoding ABC transporter ATP-binding protein, translating into MGTTDTRGPTPGRSAVVLALRHYVRELLRLRLLALPALLLPAVGNIGIRYVAPLLIAKLAGQAAADDGLTIASALPYVLGFGVTLLLAEVVWRIGLHCLNRVDALGMEHLYVSGMDELLAKDAAFFHDNFAGSLTKRVLSFGKRFEDFVDTMTYRIVGSLVPLAFGAVVLWSYEPMLVVGLLLMIALTVVAATPLIRRRQRLVNDREAAIARVSGHVADSLTNMETIRAFAAERREADEHRSRVADSRRLTLRSWDYGNLRVDTLIAPLSVLTNVLGLLVVIAFGSSGQGVEEVVVAFTYYFNATQIMFEFNQIYRRLESSMTEAAQFTELLLDPPTVLDPERPEPLAPRDTGIRFEAVTFAHAGAKPIFRGLDLDVPAGARIGLVGRSGGGKTTLTRLLLRMSDIDEGRILIGGQDISRLRQSDLRSLIAYVPQEPAMFHRSLRDNIAFARPGATDEEIHAAAAAAHVTEFAEQLPDGFATLVGERGVKLSGGQRQRVALARAILRDAPVLLLDEATSALDSESELLVQDALWRLMDGRTALVVAHRLSTVAGMDRLVVLDRGSIVEQGTHEELLAADGAYAKLWQHQSGGFLGENEEPAPGDDPVAGPAGLPAPADPVPDGDRGTPSPARTSAGSP; encoded by the coding sequence ATGGGGACGACAGATACGCGAGGACCGACACCCGGCAGGAGCGCGGTCGTTCTGGCACTGCGCCACTACGTCCGGGAACTGCTGCGACTACGACTACTGGCCCTGCCCGCGCTGCTGCTACCGGCCGTGGGCAACATCGGCATCCGGTACGTGGCACCCCTGCTGATCGCCAAGCTGGCGGGCCAGGCCGCCGCCGACGACGGCCTCACCATCGCGTCGGCGCTGCCGTACGTGCTGGGCTTCGGGGTGACGCTGCTGCTCGCCGAGGTGGTGTGGCGGATCGGACTGCACTGCCTCAACCGCGTGGACGCGCTCGGCATGGAACACCTGTATGTGAGCGGTATGGACGAACTCCTCGCCAAGGACGCGGCGTTCTTCCACGACAACTTCGCCGGCTCCCTGACCAAGCGGGTGCTCAGCTTCGGCAAGCGCTTCGAGGACTTCGTCGACACGATGACGTACCGGATCGTGGGCAGTCTCGTCCCCCTGGCGTTCGGTGCCGTCGTCCTGTGGAGCTACGAACCGATGCTCGTCGTCGGCCTGTTGCTGATGATCGCGCTGACCGTGGTGGCCGCGACGCCCCTGATCCGCCGTCGGCAGCGGCTCGTCAACGACCGTGAGGCGGCGATCGCCCGGGTCTCCGGCCATGTCGCCGACAGCCTCACGAACATGGAGACGATCCGGGCGTTCGCGGCCGAGCGGCGGGAGGCCGACGAACACCGCAGCCGTGTCGCGGACTCCCGGCGCCTGACGCTGAGATCGTGGGACTACGGCAATCTGCGGGTCGACACCCTGATCGCCCCCCTGTCCGTGCTGACCAACGTGCTGGGTCTGCTGGTCGTCATCGCCTTCGGCAGCTCGGGCCAGGGGGTGGAGGAGGTCGTCGTCGCGTTCACCTACTACTTCAACGCGACCCAGATCATGTTCGAGTTCAACCAGATCTACCGGCGTCTGGAAAGCTCGATGACCGAGGCGGCGCAGTTCACGGAACTGCTGCTGGATCCGCCCACCGTGCTCGACCCGGAGCGGCCCGAACCGCTCGCGCCGCGGGACACCGGCATCCGCTTCGAGGCGGTGACCTTCGCCCACGCGGGTGCGAAGCCGATCTTCCGAGGGCTCGACCTGGACGTGCCCGCGGGCGCGCGGATCGGTCTGGTCGGCAGGTCCGGCGGCGGCAAGACCACACTCACCCGGCTCCTGCTGCGGATGTCCGACATCGACGAAGGACGCATCCTGATCGGCGGTCAGGACATCAGCCGGCTGCGCCAGTCGGACCTGCGCTCACTGATCGCCTACGTCCCGCAGGAACCCGCCATGTTCCACCGCAGCCTGCGGGACAACATCGCCTTCGCCCGGCCCGGCGCCACCGACGAGGAGATCCACGCGGCGGCCGCGGCCGCGCACGTCACGGAGTTCGCCGAACAACTCCCCGACGGCTTCGCCACCCTGGTGGGGGAGCGGGGAGTGAAGCTCTCGGGCGGCCAGCGCCAGCGCGTCGCGCTCGCCAGGGCCATCCTGCGCGACGCCCCGGTCCTGCTGCTCGACGAGGCGACCAGCGCGCTGGACTCGGAGAGCGAACTCCTCGTCCAGGACGCCCTGTGGCGGCTGATGGACGGGCGTACGGCCCTTGTGGTCGCCCACCGTCTGAGCACCGTCGCCGGCATGGACCGGCTCGTCGTCCTCGACCGGGGAAGCATCGTCGAGCAGGGCACCCACGAGGAACTGCTCGCCGCGGACGGCGCCTACGCCAAGCTGTGGCAGCACCAGTCGGGTGGCTTCCTCGGCGAGAACGAGGAGCCGGCCCCCGGCGACGACCCGGTAGCCGGACCCGCCGGCCTGCCCGCACCGGCCGACCCGGTGCCGGACGGGGACCGCGGGACGCCGTCGCCCGCTCGGACGAGCGCCGGCTCCCCGTGA